A window from Citrus sinensis cultivar Valencia sweet orange chromosome 3, DVS_A1.0, whole genome shotgun sequence encodes these proteins:
- the LOC102612438 gene encoding purple acid phosphatase 17-like encodes MICRLCYCDHNMASNMFIKIALWLVLALCFFLFLITSAKAELQRFEHPISTETKNDEPLSLSFLVIGDWGRRGAFNQSQLTSQMGRIGEKLDIDFVVSIGDNFYDNGLSGEDDTAFEKSFSKIYTVKSLQKQWYSILGNHDYRGDAEAQLSPLLRIIDRRWICLRSFIVNAKLAEIFFVDTTPFVNMYFSKAEGHTYNWRGIISRKAYRANILKDLESAFKKSMAKWKIVVGHHAIRSIGHHGDTQELIRHILPLLKTYDVDFYMNGHDHCLEHISDRESPIQFLTSGAGSKAWRGNIKEENGDGLNFFYDGQGFMSVKLTQFEAEIKFYDVHGKVLHGWNKIKQPRHSSV; translated from the exons ATGATATGTAGATTATGTTATTGTGACCATAACATGGCATCCAATATGTTCATCAAAATCGCACTTTGGCTTGTTTTAGCTCTGTGTTTCTTCCTATTCCTTATTACAAGTGCAAAAGCAGAGCTTCAAAGATTTGAGCATCCCATTTCAACCGAAACCAAAAATGATGAGCCGCTTTCGCTTAGCTTTTTGGTGATTGGTGATTGGGGTAGAAGAGGTGCCTTCAACCAGTCTCAACTCACTTCTCAG ATGGGAAGAATTGGAGAGAAACTAGACATCGATTTCGTAGTTTCAATAGgagataatttttatgataatgGATTAAGTGGAGAAGATGACAcagcatttgaaaaatcattttccaaaATCTACACAGTAAAGAGCTTGCAAAAGCAGTGGTATAGCA TTCTGGGCAACCATGATTATAGGGGCGATGCTGAGGCTCAATTAAGCCCCCTCCTCAGAATAATTGATAGAAGATGGATTTGCTTAAGATCTTTTATTGTAAATGCAA aattaGCTGAGATTTTCTTTGTGGATACCACTCCTTTTGTCAATATGTACTTCTCCAAAGCAGAGGGTCATACTTATAATTGGCGAGGTATTATCTCTAGAAAAGCTTATCGTGCCAACATATTGAAG GATTTAGAATCAGCGTTCAAAAAATCAATGGCAAAGTGGAAAATAGTTGTTGGCCACCATGCAATTAGAAGCATTGGGCACCATGGAGACACCCAGGAACTTATCAGGCATATCCTCCCACTTCTCAAg ACCTACGACGTTGACTTTTACATGAACGGCCATGACCATTGCTTGGAGCATATCAGTGACAGGGAAAG CCCTATACAATTTCTTACGAGTGGAGCAGGATCTAAGGCATGGAGAGGaaatattaaagaagaaaatggagatggtttaaactttttttacgACGGGCAAGGATTCATGTCTGTGAAGTTGACTCAATTTGAAGCAGAGATTAAGTTCTATGATGTTCATGGCAAGGTTTTGCACGGATGGAATAAAATCAAGCAGCCACGTCACTCATCCGTATAA
- the LOC102612738 gene encoding annexin D5-like: MSSLIVPPILTSPRDDAIKLHGAFKGWGCDTAVVIDILAHRDATQRALIQQDYRAMYSEDLCKRLSSELSGKLEMAVLLWMHDPAGRDAVVVRNSLTTGNLKAATEVICSRTPSQIQLIRQHYHSKFGVHLEDDIKRHTSGDHEKLLLAYVSPPWNEGLEVDRQMVENDAKALYKAGEKRLGTDERTFIRIFCERSRAHLAYVASVYHSMYGNSLKKVVKKETSGNFEYGLLTILKCSENPAKYFTKVLHKAMKGLGTDDTTLVRVIVTRTEIDMQYIKAEYSKKYKKTLTDAVHSETSGNYRAFLLSLLGPKY; encoded by the exons atgtcaAGCCTAATCGTTCCACCAATCCTAACTTCTCCACGAGATGATGCCATCAAGCTTCACGGTGCTTTTAAGG GATGGGGATGTGATACTGCTGTGGTGATCGACATTCTTGCCCATCGAGATGCAACACAACGAGCTCTTATCCAACAAGATTACAGAGCTATGTATTCTGAAGACCTTTGTAAACGCTTGTCTTCAGAGCTTAGTGGCAAATTGGAG ATGGCAGTTTTGCTCTGGATGCATGACCCAGCAGGACGTGATGCAGTAGTTGTGAGAAATTCACTTACCACAGGTAACTTAAAAGCTGCCACTGAAGTAATTTGTTCTCGCACACCATCCCAGATTCAGTTGATTAGACAACATTACCATTCAAAGTTTGGCGTCCACCTTGAAGATGATATTAAGAGACACACTTCTGGTGATCATGAAAAG CTCTTGTTGGCATATGTGAGCCCCCCTTGGAATGAAGGTCTGGAAGTTGACAGACAAATGGTTGAGAATGATGCCAAGGCACTTTACAAAGCTGGGGAGAAGAGATTAGGAACTGATGAGAGGACTTTCATTCGGATATTCTGTGAACGAAGCAGGGCACATTTGGCTTATGTTGCTTCTGTTTATCACAGTATGTATGGAAACTCACTTAAAAAG GTGGTGAAGAAGGAAACATCGGGCAATTTTGAGTATGGtcttttgacaattttaaaatGCTCAGAGAATCCTGCGAAGTATTTCACGAAG GTACTACACAAAGCAATGAAAGGTCTGGGCACGGACGATACTACACTGGTAAGGGTAATTGTGACTAGAACTGAGATTGATATGCAGTATATAAAAGCTGAGTACTCGAAGAAATACAAGAAGACCTTGACTGATGCTGTTCACTCTGAAACATCAGGCAATTACAGGgcttttcttctctctcttttgggTCCCAAATATTAG
- the LOC102616178 gene encoding uncharacterized protein LOC102616178, translating to MAIEESQPSLILTSGASGRINALFSLRALKCLIAIVNALILILLAPFRFRGRKGSRRIVPWKSTISGLEQEVLARRSLAIRRVVQDDHENKNIHCLSLRDFSLFVTPRGDTIFTQSWSPASVNVRGVVVLLHGLNEHSGRYNYFAKQLNANGFKVFGMDWIGHGGSDGLHAYVHSLDAAVKDMKLFVEKVLADNPGLPCFCFGHSTGAAIVLKAVLDPKFEANVAGVVLTSPAVGVEPSHPIFVVLAPIVSFLLPRYQISAANKNGMPVSRDPEALVAKYTDPLVYTGSIRVRTGYEILRITTYLQRNLNRLKVPFLLLHGTADTVTDPEASKKLHKYASSADKTMKLYRGFLHDLLSEPESDDIVKDIIDWLSCRVHGQVVQ from the exons atggcAATTGAAGAAAGCCAACCTTCATTGATTCTAACATCGGGTGCAAGCGGACGTATAAATGCTCTGTTTTCTCTGAGAGCATTAAAATGTCTTATAGCAATTGTAAATgcattgattttaatattgcTGGCTCCATTTCGATTTCGAGGGCGAAAAGGTTCAAGAAGGATTGTGCCATGGAAAAGCACTATTAGTGGTTTGGAGCAGGAGGTTTTGGCAAGGAGATCATTGGCCATTAGGAGAGTTGTGCAAGACGatcatgaaaataagaatattcatTGTCTCAGTCTTAGAgacttttctctttttgtgaCACCTAGAGGTGATACCATTTTTACACAATCTTGGTCTCCAGCATCTGTCAATGTTAG GGGAGTAGTGGTTCTATTGCATGGCTTGAACGAACACAG CGGCCggtataattattttgccaAGCAGCTAAATGCTAATGGATTCAAGGTTTTTggtatggattggattg GACATGGTGGAAGTGATGGACTCCATGCATATGTTCATTCTCTTGATGCTGCTGTCAAGGACATG aaattatttgttgaaaaGGTTTTAGCTGACAATCCTGGCCTTCCATGCTTTTGCTTTGGGCACTCGACGGGTGCAGCCATTGTACTTaag GCGGTGCTTGATCCAAAGTTTGAGGCCAATGTTGCTGGTGTAGTGCTAACTTCGCCAGCAGTTGGAGTTGAGCCATCCCATCCAATTTTTGTG GTACTTGCTCCGATTGTGTCGTTTTTATTGCCAAGATACCAAATCAGTGCAGCAAATAAGAATGGAATGCCGGTGTCACGTGACCCAGAGGCACTAGTGGCTAAATATACTGACCCACTTGTGTATACTGGATCCATCAGGGTAAGAACCGGTTATGAGATCCTTCGAATCACAACCTACTTGCAACGAAATCTCAACAGATTAAAAGTTCCTTTTCTACTTCTCCATGGCACTGCTGATACTGTAACTGATCCAGAAGCTTCTAAAAAGCTACACAAATATGCCTCTTCAGCTGATAAAACCATGAAATTGTACCGAGGATTCTTACATGATCTCCTTTCCGAACCAGAAAGTGATGATATCGTGAAAGATATAATTGACTGGTTAAGTTGTAGGGTACATGGTCAGGTAGTCCAATGA
- the LOC127900644 gene encoding uncharacterized protein LOC127900644, translating into MINNHIWGLEFNKKEAEIRKLKAELIRIDAEKTRPSLFTQTQTPTVSPSIFETYAPFYTPSRPHQPVYNQFFGFSHLQPTPQPKPSSPKKPKSKVKISEPKSKATSSSYVPPVPPEDSPKATPKPPKKVKGPMDQYHYHTVQNTSSDSSEPETIYESNQSESNPSSSSSSTNLVGTSIDFESEYADTTSILMATKTEDPSTSTATPIVEDNSSDVENKSSPTEPEPSMPPPVPDHSTKPSSTSWFTFDDIPHHK; encoded by the coding sequence ATGATCAACAACCATATCTGGGGActagagtttaataaaaaagaagcagagATCAGAAAGCTCAAAGCTGAATTGATAagaattgatgctgaaaaAACTCGACCTTCCCTTTTTACTCAAACACAAACCCCAACAGTATCTCCTTCGATCTTTGAAACTTATGCACCTTTCTACACACCATCCAGACCTCATCAACCTGTTTACAATCAGTTCTTTGGATTCTCCCACCTTCAACCAACTCCTCAACCAAAGCCATCTTCAcccaaaaaaccaaaatccaAAGTTAAGATCTCAGAACCAAAGTCAAAGGCCACTTCATCTTCATATGTTCCTCCGGTACCACCAGAAGATTCACCGAAAGCCACTCCTAAACCTCCCAAAAAAGTCAAAGGCCCAATGGATCAGTACCATTATCATACTGTCCAAAACACATCTTCTGACTCCTCTGAGCCAGAAACAATCTATGAGTCAAACCAATCAGAGTCCAACccatcttcctcttcctcatcCACAAACTTAGTCGGTACCTCCATTGACTTTGAATCCGAATATGCTGACACTACAAGCATATTAATGGCCACCAAAACTGAAGATCCAAGCACTTCAACTGCCACACCTATTGTTGAAGACAATTCTTCTGatgttgaaaataaatcatctcCAACAGAACCAGAGCCATCAATGCCTCCACCAGTCCCTGATCActcaacaaaaccatcttcaacatcttggttcacatttgatgacattccccATCATAAATGA